The Engystomops pustulosus chromosome 4, aEngPut4.maternal, whole genome shotgun sequence genome contains a region encoding:
- the LOC140128820 gene encoding olfactory receptor 5AP2-like, which translates to MDITNKTQVTSFLLTGLTDNKKLVPFLFTLFLVVYTVTIVGNTGMVIIVHGTAGLHGPMYYFLSCLSMVDLCYSSVVTPKMLFDLFSKMKSISYNGCALQLFFFAALAVTEALLLSSMSYDRYVAICHPLHYVSIMTRRRCRSLVLLSTSIGFLQSAVQTSCVFHVQFCGPHVLDHFYCDIPPLLKLSCSSTLLCDLVTIFFTCSCGVGSMVTVLVSYTLIISSIVRMKSTEGRRKAFSTCSSHLTCVSIFYGTVFFIYLRPPDTGFGKWDKVVSIFYSVMIPMLNPLIYSLRNQDVKRVIVQATQQTWSSGG; encoded by the coding sequence ATGGACATCACCAACAAGACACAAGTGACATCATTCCTGCTAACGGGTCTCACCGACAATAAGAAGCTTGTCCCATTCCTCTTCACACTCTTCCTAGTGGTCTACACAGTGACCATAGTGGGCAACACTGGCATGGTCATCATCGTACATGGCACCGCTGGTCTCCACGGCCCCATGTACTACTTCTTGTCATGTCTCTCCATGGTGGACCTCTGCTATTCTTCGGTGGTGACTCCTAAGATGCTTTTTGACCTGTTCTCGAAGATGAAGTCCATATCGTACAATGGTTGCGCCCTGCAGCTCTTCTTCTTTGCTGCTCTGGCGGTGACTGAAGCTCTTCTGCTGTCGAGCATGTCCTACGACCGCTATGTAGCCATCTGCCATCCTCTCCATTACGTCTCAATCATGACCCGGAGAAGGTGTCGTAGTCTGGTCCTCCTCTCCACGTCCATTGGGTTTTTGCAGTCTGCAGTACAAACCAGTTGTGTGTTTCATGTCCAGTTCTGTGGACCTCATGTTCTGGACCACTTCTACTGTGACATCCCGCCACTGCTCAAGCTGTCCTGCTCCAGCACTCTTCTGTGTGACCTGGTGACCATCTTCTTCACATGCTCTTGTGGGGTCGGCTCGATGGTGACGGTCCTGGTCTCCTACACTCTGATAATCTCCTCCATTGTGAGGATGAAGTCCACAGAAGGACGGAGGAAGGCCTTCAGCACATGTTCTTCACATCTCACCTGCGTCTCCATCTTCTATGGGACCGTCTTCTTCATCTACCTACGACCTCCAGACACAGGATTCGGGAAGTGGGACAAGGTGGTGTCCATCTTCTACTCAGTCATGATACCGATGCTGAACCCTCTAATATACAGCCTGAGGAACCAGGATGTGAAGCGGGTGATTGTCCAAGCCACACAACAGACATGGTCCTCAGGAGGTTAa